The genomic segment CCGATACGGTCGGCATCACGCGCCATTGCTCCAAGCACAATTATCTCGTCAAAGACCCGGCGGACCTCGCGGCGACGATCGACGAGGCTTTCCAGATCGCCACCACCGGCCGCCCCGGCCCGGTCGTGATCGACATACCCAAGAATGTTCAGGTCGCCACTGCCACCTGGCATGACGGTGAAGTGCAGCGCAAGATCCGCTACTCGCCCCAGACGGCAGGCAGCGTCGAGGATATTGCCGAAGCAATCGATCTGATCGCCAATGCGGAACGTCCGATCCTCTACACGGGCGGCGGCATCATCAATTCCGGCCCGCTGGCCACCGAATTGCTGCGCCATTTCCAGTCGCTCACCGGTGCGCCTGTTACCAGCACCCTGATGGGCCTTGGCGCATTCCCCCATGACCATGCCGACTGGCTGGGCATGCTGGGGATGCACGGCACCTTTGAAGCCAATCTGGCAATGAACCAGTGCGACGTCATGGTCTGCATCGGCGCGCGCTTCGACGACCGCGTGACCGGCCGCCTCGACGCATTCTCGCCCGGTTCGACCAAGATCCACATCGATATCGACCGTTCTTCGATCAACAAGGTCGTCCCGGTCGATCTCGGTATCGTGGGCGATTGCGCTACCGTGCTGGAACAGCTCATCACCGTGTGGGGCAAGCGCAAGGCCGCGGATCTTTCCGAATGGAAGGCCCGGATCGAAGGCTGGCGCGCGCGGGAAAGCCTGGCCTATCCGGCCAAGAGCAAGAGCGGCGACATCATGCCGCAATATGCGATCGAGCGCCTTTTCGCCCTCACCCGCGATCACGATCCGGTCATCACCACCGAGGTTGGCCAGCACCAGATGTGGGCCGCGCAATATTTCGGCTTCGACAAGCCGAACAAGTGGCTCACTTCCGGCGGTCTGGGCACAATGGGCTATGGCCTGCCTGCCGCCATCGGCGCGCAGCTCGGCAATCCTGACACGCTGGTGATCGACATTGCGGGCGAAGCCTCGATCCAGATGAACATTCAGGAACTGGGCACTGCCAGCCAGTTCCGCCTGCCGGTGAAGGTGTTCATCCTCAACAATGAATTCATGGGCATGGTCCGCCAGTGGCAGGAACTGACCTATGAAAGCCGCTATTCGAATTCCTATTCGGACAGCCTGCCCGACTTCGTCCGCTTGGCCGAAGCCTATGGCTGGAAGGGCATCCGTATCGAGGATGAGAGCCTGCTCGACGCCGGCATCATGGCGATGATCGAGCATGACGGGCCGGTGATCGTCGATTGCCGCGTGGCGAAGGAAGCCAACTGCTTCCCGATGATCCCCTCGGGCGCCGCACATACCGAGATGCTGCTTTACGGCGACGAGGTTGCGGGCACGATGGAAGATGAAGCCAAGGCACTGGTTTAAGGGACGCCCGAAATGAAGATTCAGCAGCGAGCATCCGAACGCCACGTGCTCACCATCATCGTCGACAACGAAGCGGGGATTCTTGCCAAGATTGCCGGCCTGTTCACCGCGCGTGGCTATAATATCGATAGCCTGACCGTGGCGGACATCACCGAGAACCACGCGGTCAGCCGCATCACCATCGTCACCAACGGGCCGCCGGCCGTGATCGACCAGATCCACGCCCAGCTTGAACGTCTGGTGCCGGTGCACAAGGTGATCGACCTGAGCGAGGAAGGCCCCCATATCGAGCGCGAACTGGCGCTTATCAAGGTGGCCGGCAAGGGTGAGAACCGGGTCGAAGCCCTGCGTCTGGCCGATGTGTTCCGCGCCAATGTGGTCGACACCACAACGCAGAGCTTCATCTTCGAACTCACCGGCACGCCGGACAAGATCGACAGCTTCGTCACGCTGATGCGCGAATTGGGGCTGGTCGAAGTCGGCCGTACCGGCGTGATCGGCATGATGCGCGGGCCCGAGGGTTCCTGACGGGGGCATTTTAGGGGTCGAAATCGCGCAAGTCTGCGCGTATCGGGCTGGCCGACCGTTCTGGCCAACCCGAATTCATGGAATTGAGCCCCGCCGGGATGGGGCGACGGAAGGAATGAGAAAATGAAAGTCTATTACGACGCCGATGCGGACCTGAACCTCGTCACTGGCAAGAAGATCGCCATCCTCGGCTATGGCAGCCAGGGCCATGCCCATGCGCAGAACCTGCGCGACAGCGGCGTGAAGGAAGTGGCCATTGCGCTGCGTCCCGGCTCGGCCTCGGCCGCAAAGGCCGAAGCAGCAGGCTTCAAGGTGCTGAGCAACAAGGAAGCGGCTGAATGGGCCGACATCCTGATGATCCTCGCGCCCGACGAACATCAGGCCGCGATCTGGGAAAACGACCTGAAGGGCAACATGAAGAAGGGCGCCGCCCTTGCCTTCGCCCACGGCCTGAACATCCACTTCGGCCTGATCGAAGCCCCGTCGGACATCGACGTGATCATGATCGCGCCCAAGGGCCCGGGCCACACCGTGCGCGGCGAATATGTGAAGGGCGGCGGCGTGCCGTGCCTCATCGCCGTCCATCAGGACGCCAGCGGCAATGCGCATGACATCGCCCTTGCCTACGCTTCGGGCGTCGGCGGCGGCCGCAGCGGCATCATCGAAACCAACTTCAAGGAAGAGTGCGAAACCGACCTGTTCGGCGAGCAGGCCGTGCTTTGCGGCGGCATCACTCACCTGATCCAGGCCGGTTTCGAAACGCTGGTGGAAGCTGGCTACGCCCCGGAAATGGCCTATTTCGAATGTCTCCACGAAACCAAGCTGATTGTGGACCTGCTGTATGAAGGCGGCATCGCCAACATGCGCTATTCGATCTCCAACACGGCCGAATATGGCGACATCGTCACCGGTCCGCGCATCATCACCGAAGAAACGAAGTGGGAAATGAAGAAGGTGCTGGAAGACATCCAGTCCGGCCGCTTCGTGAAGAACTTCGTGCTCGACAACCGCGCCGGCCAGCCCGAACTGAAGGCGAGCCGCAAGGCAGCTGCCGCTCACCCGATCGAGCAGACCGGCGCCCGCCTGCGCGCCATGATGCCCTGGATCGGCGCGAACAAGCTGGTCGACCAGACCAAGAACTGATCCGCATTCCATTTTGCGGAAACATGCGCCGCCGGCGGGATCATATCCCCGCCGGCGGCGTTCTGTTATCCGTCCTGCGCGTCAGACGCATGGGCAGTAGACTTTATCAAACCGGCACGCCAAGGTGCCGGCCATCCATTCCATGGGCTAAACTCAAAGGGAGGAATTCAAGGATGCGTAAAGTTCAGATGGGTATCGCGGCGCTCACCGGCGCGGCCCTGCTCTACGTCGTGGGCGCGCAGGCGCAGAACGGCGATCTCGGCGGGCCTGGCAAAGCCGATGCTTCTCTCGTCACTGGCGGCACCTACGCGGCCGATCCGGGCCACACTCTAGTCGGGTGGAAGGTGAATCACTTCGGATTCTCCGACTATTTCGGCCTGTTCGGCAACATCAAGGGCACGCTGACCCTCGATCCCAAGAACGTCGCTGCCAGCTCGGTTGAGATGACGATCCCGGTATCCAAGGTCACCACCGCCAATCCGGGCCTGACCGCGCACCTGCTGTCGGCCGGCAAGGACGGCAAGGCTCCCGATTTCTTCGGCGCCGAAGCGGCAGACGCCACCTTCAAGTCGACTTCGGTTGCTCCTGCCGGGGCAAACAAGGCCACCATCACTGGCGATCTCACCCTCAATGGCGTGACCAAGCCGGTGACGATCAATGCCGAATTCACCGGCGCCGGCGCCAACCCCTTCAGCAAGAAGGAAACCGTCGGCTTCAAGGGCACCGCACGCATCAAGCGTTCGGAATTCAACGTGAATTATGCCGTTCCGATGGTGACCGATACGGTCGATCTGGACATCGCGGCCGCTTTCGAAAAGCAGTAAGCCTATCTCGTCATTGCGAGAGACCGAAGGTTCCGTGGCAATCCAGGGCCCATTGCGTGGCGCCCTGGATTGCTTCGCGGCTTTGCCGCTCGCAATGACGGCACTGGATGAATTTGTGCGGCCTTTCCGCCCGCCTGCGAACCTTTTCCTTGAAAAATAGCGTGCGATTGTCCATTTGCACAAATGATGACGAACCGCTCGCTCCTTAGCCTGCTTCGACTTACACGCCCTTAGGCGTGTCATCCCGCCTGCGCGCATCGCGCATGGCACCCCGCCTAAGGGCTACCCAAAAATCTGCAGTCGAAACAGCCGCGCACCTTGCCGTGCGCGCATCAGGCGATAAGGCACAATTCCATGGCGATGCTCAAAACCCCCGGCGAGAAATACCGGCCCTTCCCTCAGGTTCCGATCACGGACCGGCAATGGCCTTCGCGCACGATCACCAAGGCTCCGCGCTGGCTCTCTACCGATCTGCGCGACGGCAACCAGTCGATCATCGATCCGATGGATGCGGTGAAGAAGAACCGCTTCTTCGATACGCTGGTGGAAGTGGGCCTGAAGGAAATCGAAGTTGGCTTCCCCGCCGCGGGCAAGACCGAGTTCGACTTCATCCAGGGGCTGGTCCGTTCGGGCAAGATTCCGCAGGACGTGATGATCCAGGTGCTGACCCAGTCGCGCGAGGATCTGATCCGCACCAGCTTCGACAGTCTGGAAGGCGTGCACGCGGCTATCGTCCATCTGTATAACGCTGTGTCCCCGGCATGGCGCGACATCGTGTTCCGCATGAGCAAGGCCGAAGTGAAGGAAATCGCCATCAAGGGGGCGAAGATCCTGCGCGACGAGGCTGCCAAGCGCCCCGGGACTGACTGGTATTTCGAATATTCGCCCGAGACTTTCTCAACCGCCGAGCTGGATTTCAGCCTGGAGGTTTGCGAGGCGGTAATGGACGTGCTGCAGCCGACGGCGGATCATCAGCTGATCCTGAACCTGCCGGCCACGGTGGAGGCGGCAACCCCCAACGTCTATGCCGACCAGATCGAATATTTCTGCCGCAACATCCCCCGGCGGGAAACGGTGGCAATCAGCCTGCACACCCATAATGATCGGGGCACCGGCGTGGCCGCGGCCGAACTGGGCCTGATGGCCGGTGCGGACCGTGTGGAAGGCTGCCTGTTCGGCAATGGCGAACGCACCGGCAATTGCTGCCTGGTGACTGTCGGCCTCAACATGTACACGCAAGGAGTTGATCCGGAACTGGATTTCTCCGACATCGATTCCATCATCGAGACGGTAGAATATTGCAACCAGATCCCGGTCCACCAGCGCCACCCCTATGGCGGCGAACTGGTGTTCACCGCCTTTTCCGGCAGCCATCAGGACGCGATCAAGAAGGGCTTCGAAGCCCAGACCAAGCGCAACGACCAGCTGTGGCAGGTGCCCTACCTGCCGATCGACCCCGCCGATCTGGGCCGCAATTACGAAGCCGTGATCCGCGTGAACTCGCAGAGCGGCAAGGGCGGCTTCGCCTGGGTGCTGGAACAGGATCAGGGCCTGAAATTGCCCAAGAAGCTGCAGGCGGACTTTTCGAAGCACGTCCAGCGCATTGCCGACGAGCTGGGCCGCGAACTGAATGCTGCCGACATCTGGCAGGTCTTCCGCGAGAGCTATTTCATCAAGGTCGACAAGCGCCGCTATCGCCTTGTCGATTTCGAGGAAAACCGCGCACAGGACGGCACTCGCGTATTCGTGGGCACGGTAGAAGTAGACGGCAAGGCACAGAGCGTTTCCGGGCGCGGCAAGGGCCTGATTTCTTCCGTGCTGGCGACGCTGAAGGAAACCTTCGGCCTCGAAATGGAAGTGCTCGATTATACCGAGCACGCGCTGGGTCAGGGAACCGACGCACAGGCTGCCGCCTATGTCGAATGCGCCCTGCCCGATGGCCGCACCGTATGGGGCGTGGGCATTGACGAGGACGTGGCCTCCGCCAGTGTCCGCGCGATCCTCTCCGCCGCGAACGGCGCCGCGCGCGACGCCTGACCTTGCGGCTGGAGGACGATCCATCCCCAATAGATGAAGCCGGGGGGCAAGGCGCCTTCGCTCTGCCCCCCAGCGCTCAATGGCCCGGCTGGACACTGATCGCGATAATGGTGACGGCCTTCGTGCTTCACCTGCCCCGCGGCACGGTGATGTACGAATGGGCCATATCCGCCCAAATTCTGCGCGCGGGTTATTGGCAGAACGTGCTGCTGCACATGTTCGCCCATGCGGGCTTCATGCATATCGCCTTCAACTGCCTCGCGCTGGCCAGCCTGTCGCCGCACGTGGCCTTTCGCCTTGGGAGCGGGCCGGGCGGATGGCTGCGATATATCGCCCTGTTCATCTGCTGCGGTCTTGCCGGGCTGGCGATGTTCCTGGCGATCCATCCCAATGGCACCATCCCGATGCTTGGCGCATCAGGTGCGATCTTCGGTTTCGCCGGCTTCCTCGTGCGCTATCCGCCCGGCGCGCCCGGCACCATGCCGCTGCTCACGCGAGAAACGGGCCGCGCACTGGCCGATTTCGTGAAGACCAACCTGTTCCTGATCGCGATCCTCACCCTTCCCGCCCTGCTGGCGGGCCAATCGGGTGGCGTGGCGTGGGAGGGCCATCTGGGCGGCTTCCTGTTCGGATTGCTCGCCGCCCCGGCCTTCGTCCCGCGCCACGCGCGCTGAAGGCCCGCTTACTTCACATATTTGGCGTACCACGCCAGCCAGCGCTCCATCCGGTCGACTATGTAGCTCGGCCGGGTGAACCCGTGGGTCTGATCGGGATAGACAACCAGTTCGGTATCCACCCGGCGTGACTTGAGCGCCTGATACATCTGCTCGCTCGCCCAGGTCGGCACATTCACGTCAGCCGATCCAACCATGAACATGGTGGGCGTAGTGATCCGGTCCGCATGGAGGAAGGGATAGGAATTCCTGATCCAGACATCCGTGTTCTCCCACGGTTTGCCCAGTTCCACATCATATTCGACCACGTACTGATCCGTGCCGTAGCCGAGCAGGACGTTGCCGATGGATGCGCCCGACATGGCCGCCTTGAAGCGGTGATCCGACGTAACGAGGTAATTGGTGGACATGCCGCCATAGGACCAGCCGCCTACGACCAGCCGGTCAGGATCGGCAATGCCCCTGGCCACGGCATCGTCCACGGCGGCCAGATCGTCTTCCACGTCGACAGAACCCCAGGCGGCGTTGATCCCCGAAGCATAGGCCGTGCCCCGCCCGGTGCTGCCGCGCGGATTGGGGGTCAGCACCGCAAAGCCCGCCCCCGCAAACACCTGCTGCCACATGTCGAAGCCGTAATCATACTGGGCGGCCGGGCCGCCATGGGGATGCAGGATGGTCTTGAGTTTCTCGCCGGGCTTGGCTGCGACAGGCACCATCACGAAGCCGTGAACCTCGGTGCCATCCTTGCTCTTGTAGGAAGTGAACTTCGCATCTGCGAAGTCGATCCCCTTCATCCATTCCGCATTGTGGCTGCTGAGCGGACGCAGCTTGCCTGCATCCAGCGCATAGAGCTCGTAGGGCTTGGTCGGCGTGGAATAGGTCACGACCGTGCGGCTTCCGGTGGAGCTGAGGCTGCGCAGTACGAATTCCCCACCGGAGACAATCGAGACCTTGCCCCCGCTCGCCGCGATGGACGCCAGCTTCATCTGGCCGTCATCCTCCAGCAGGAAGCGCAGGCCCTTGCCGTCGGCGGTCCATTCCGGGCTGTAGACGTTGCGATCCTGCCCCTTGGTGAGGATCACCGCTTCACCGCCGGTGGAAGGCACGACTGCCAGATCGCTGGCGGCATACCACAGCAGCGTGGGATCGCCGCCGCGCACATAGGCGATCTTGGAGCCGTCCGGACTCCAGACGGGATAGGAACCGAAATCGGGATCGGCATCCGCACCTTCGTAAGTGGTAAGCTGCAGCGGCGCGACACCCGGCGCATCCACGCGGGCGACATAGATGTTGTAATCGTGCGACCGTTCTGCATCCGGCCCGCGGCGTGAGACGAAGGATACGCGGGTGGAATCGGGCGACCAGGCCGGGAACGCCTCGTCATAATCGCCATCGGCCATGCGCTGGGCCTTGCCGGTGGCGATGTCATACAACCACAGGCGCGAACGCTCCTTGCCCAGATAGCCGATACCGTCGGACTTGAACTGATAGCGGTCGATCACGATGGGCGACGGGATCTCCTCGCCATCGGCGGTCTTCTTCGGTTCTTCAGGCTTGTCAGCCACGATCAGCGCCAGCCGCTTGCCATCGGGCGACCAGGCGAAATCCTCCACCGATCCCTCTATCCCGTCCACCGGCTTGGCCTCACCGCCAGCCATCGGCAGCAGCCAGAGGCGCGACTGTTCCTTCTCGTCATTGCGCGAGGAGAGGAAGCCCACCTGCTTGCCGTCCGGGCTGAATTTCGGGCTGCTTTCGCTCTCCCCCTTGCGCGAGGTCAGCTGGCGCGGGCCGCTGCCGTCCCACGGGGCGAGCCAGATGTGCGACACAGGCTCATCCGCATCCACATCGGAACCGATCACCGTATAGACCGCCGCATCGCCGGACGGCGAAAGGTCCGGTTCGGCAACCGTGATTTCCTTGACCTGATCTTCCGGCGCAACCGGCCGGGCGAGCGCCGTCAGCGGCTGGAGCGATAGGACAAGCGCAGTGGCGGTGAGAAGCAGACGCATCGAAGGGTTCCCCTGTTTTCGGCCCGGTTTCAGAGGATACTTCTTACGCGTTTGAAGCCGCCGCACAATCCTGCCTGCGCAGAAGAATATGCCTATTTGCGCGGATAGCCTGGCGAATAGGCTCCTGCTCTCACAGCAGCGCAAGGCACCTCAGCAAAGTGACCTATCCGCAAGGGTGAACCCCTGCCAAAGCAGAGGCCCATCCCCGCTCCACGACCCATCCCCGCTCCACGAAAGGTCAGGCCACGCCCAATTGCTTCGCCGTGGACCAGTTGCCGTGAAGGCCCTGCCTGATCTTCACCGGCAGCTTCGCACGGGCAATCGGCCCCTGGTCGATCCGCTGCGCATCGAAGAAGCACAGGTCCGAATAATTGGCGACATGGTCGTCCACCAGGGCGACGATATAGCCCTCCCCTTCCGGCGCATTGGCGGATTTGGGGATAAAGCAGGGCTCCTGAATGCCGCTGGTCGGGCCGGGCCACCAGCTCTTGGTATCGCCAGTCGAAAGATCGATGTGGCAGAGCGTGTTGAGCGCACCCACGAATGGCCCCGGAGGGCCTTCGTAGCGGGCATGGGGATCGAAGGCGATCATCCAGCCATGGCGATAGGCCTGCCCGGCATAGCGGTCGTCGATCCGGGGGAATTCGTCGGCAATGCTGGTCATCTGCTCGACCTGCTCGAATTCCTCCCCATTGCTCGACAAATCCACTGTCCAGCGGGTGAGATAGGACAGGCCGCCGATGGGATCGAAAGGCGCGCCCGTAACGTCGGGGAAGAAGGGGAAGCTGTTCTTCGCCGCGATGGGCAGATCGAAATAGACCTTCGTGCCATCGTTGAAGGCATTCATCACATGGCCGGTGAAGCAATTGGCCGGCGCCTTGAACCAGCGCAGATCCTTCGCCGTCGCCCCCGGCTTGCGGGGAAGAACGGCCAGCCAGGTGGGCAGCGAATGGTCAAACCCGAAATAGGGCATCCGCTTTTCCAGCCGTTCCATATTCGTGATGCAGGGCATCACGTTCCACACGGCATAATCCTGCGTGATGCCGAAATCGTGCATCATGCACAGATATTTGTTCTCGAAGGGAATCTCGAACAGCAGCTCCCCTTCGGGGCTGATCTCGAAATAGCTCATGTCATAGGTCATCGGCCCCTTCGACATGTAGGAGAAGGCACACATATTGCCCGTGACCGGATCGATCTTGGGATGGGCGCAGAAGGTCTTGGCCTCAAGCCGCCCGCCGAAATCCGTATAGCCGAAACTGTCCAGCGAATTGGGGTCCATGATGAGGCAGGGACTGTCCTCCTTCATCGCGTAGAGCTTGCCCGCATGGACCATCACATTGGTGTTCGCCGTGCCGCGAATCTGCCCCGCAACGGAAGGATCGTCGGTCAAATGATTGCGGTAATGGCCGAAGAGCGAGCGCCCGGCCTTGTTCTCCAGCTTCCACTTGTCCGTATGGGCATAGCGCTGGCGGAAATCGACCTTGCCGTCATGCACTCGGAACATGCTGACCATGCCGTCGCCATTGAAGAACTGATCGTCATCGAACATTGGCGCGAACTGGTTATCCGGGTGAACGCGGTGGAACGCCCCGTTCAGTTCCGCCGGAATTTCGCCTTCGACTTCCATGTCGAGAATGTCACCCTGCAGGCGCAAGGGGCGAAGCGTTCCGGTGAAGCCCGGATTGTCTGGGAAGTGAGTCATCGCATCGTCTCTCCGCATGAGTTCTTGGACTCGTGGCAGCAGAGCGATAGCCCGCAGGCAGCCCCAGCGAATTGATCGAAGGCAAAATGCACAAACGGCGCACAGGGAATGCGCGCCGTTTGGCCGGGCGGACGCGAGGGGGGAGATACGCCCGCCCGGCCCGGCGGATCAGTCGATCCGCATGGCGATCTCCGCTTCCCCGTCGCGGGAACGCAGGGTCAGGCGATCCCCGTTGCGACGATACTGGAAGAGAAGATCCCCGCTGGGAATGTAGAGCTGGCGCGCATTGACCTGGTAGGATTGCCAGATCTCGTCACCTTCATCATTCCCGCCGGGATAGGTAATGAAGCCATTATCATTCGTGATCTCGATCACGTCGCCGCGCCGCACATCGCTGACGCCTTTGAAATAGGTGACCTTCCACCGGCCCACCAGTTCCAGCGGGCGCAGTTCTGCCGGCACCTCGCCGCTATAACCAGCCAGATAGGCCATCCGGTCACGCAGGCTGCCGATCAGTTCCTCTTCATTGCCGAAGCCCTCATGCCCGCCGGCGGACAGGCGGCTGCCCAGCCCATCCAGCGTGGCGAAGGCGCCCTTCTTGTCATTGCGCACATGATATTGATCGAGCGCCTGAGTGAGCGAGACATATTCGTCCACCAGCGCCATGGCGGCATCCAGCCGCGCTGGCGCCGGGCCCTCAGGTTGCGTCACCGTCAGCCGGTCCCCGCCCTCCTTGCCGGTAATCGCATCGACATAGGCCAGCGTGACGTCCAGCAGCGGGCTACCCGGATCGAGCGGCGCCAGCGGCAAGTGACTGCGCGTGGAATCCCGCCCGAGCGTGGCGTAGATTCCGCCGCCATTGGTCGAGAGGAAGGCCGTGCCGATCGTCACACTCACCGTGCCGTCCTGCGCCTGTGTCATCAGGCCATCGGGCACCCCGAACACGCCAGTGATCGCATAGCCTTCGGGCGGGGTCATGGAGATCGCGATATTCTGCGCGACCTCGCTGGTCATGTTGCGGAATTCCTTGTCGAACAGCTCATCTGCCCGGCGGTCCTGTTCAATGAAGAACAGATTGCCCCCCGGTGCGCTGGAAACCCTGGCGGCCAATGCGCCATCGTAATGCACGCCCACACCGATCGTGGTCAGCCCTACCCCGCGCGCGGAACCCGCACTGGCCTGAGCCATGAAGCCTTCCGCGCTGGTATTGCCGACATTGGGGTTCTCGTCCGTGAACAGCATCAGCCGGGTCTTGCCCTTGCTCTGCGGCAATTCGGCATAGGCTGTCTGGTAGCCCAGCTTCAGCCCGGCCTCGAGATAGGTCGCCCCATCGATCTGGATGGAATCGATTGCCTTCAGAATGTCGCCGCGATGGCCTGCCACATCCATCACCGGCAGGTGAACATTGGTGGCAGAGCCATACAGCACGATCCCGAAGCGATCCCCCTCACCCATTTGCGAGACGACCGAGCGCAGTGCCTCCTTCACCTTGGCGATGGGCGCCCCTTCCATCGATCCTGAACGGTCCACCACTGCGACGAGGCTGAGCGGCGCGGCCTTCCAGCTTTCGGCGTCGATATTGGAATCGAAATCCAGCCCCACGAACCACGCATCCTGCGGGCGCAGCGCCAGCTCAGCCTTCATTGCATGGCCTACGAGGCAGAAAGTCTGGCGGCATTCCCCGCTACGCGGCAGGGTCAGGTCATGTTCGCCCAACAGGCCTTCCATGGTGAGGCTGCCCAGCGGGGGCATGAATTCATTGCCGCCATCGAAGGATATTTCGCGGAAATGCCGGATATCCT from the Erythrobacter sp. SG61-1L genome contains:
- a CDS encoding VWA domain-containing protein, translated to MTMKFHHSIRHALFAGAVSAAMLGAFAAPAFAQEEQDQEDVELYAPIIVTGTLRQGGAQDIRHFREISFDGGNEFMPPLGSLTMEGLLGEHDLTLPRSGECRQTFCLVGHAMKAELALRPQDAWFVGLDFDSNIDAESWKAAPLSLVAVVDRSGSMEGAPIAKVKEALRSVVSQMGEGDRFGIVLYGSATNVHLPVMDVAGHRGDILKAIDSIQIDGATYLEAGLKLGYQTAYAELPQSKGKTRLMLFTDENPNVGNTSAEGFMAQASAGSARGVGLTTIGVGVHYDGALAARVSSAPGGNLFFIEQDRRADELFDKEFRNMTSEVAQNIAISMTPPEGYAITGVFGVPDGLMTQAQDGTVSVTIGTAFLSTNGGGIYATLGRDSTRSHLPLAPLDPGSPLLDVTLAYVDAITGKEGGDRLTVTQPEGPAPARLDAAMALVDEYVSLTQALDQYHVRNDKKGAFATLDGLGSRLSAGGHEGFGNEEELIGSLRDRMAYLAGYSGEVPAELRPLELVGRWKVTYFKGVSDVRRGDVIEITNDNGFITYPGGNDEGDEIWQSYQVNARQLYIPSGDLLFQYRRNGDRLTLRSRDGEAEIAMRID